In the genome of Globicephala melas chromosome 3, mGloMel1.2, whole genome shotgun sequence, one region contains:
- the HINT1 gene encoding adenosine 5'-monophosphoramidase HINT1, producing the protein MADEIAKAQAARPGGDTIFGKIIRKEIPAKIIYEDDQCLAFHDVSPQAPTHFLVIPKKHISQISAAEDDDESLLGHLMIVGKKCAADLGLKKGYRMVVNEGSDGGQSVYHVHLHVLGGRQMNWPPG; encoded by the exons ATGGCAGATGAGATCGCTAAGGCTCAGGCCGCTCGGCCTGGTGGCGACACGATCTTCGGGAAGATCATTCGCAAGGAAATCCCAGCCAAAATCATTTATGAGGATGACCAG TGTCTTGCTTTCCATGATGTTTCCCCTCAAGCACCAACACATTTTCTGGTGATACCCAAGAAACATATATCCCAGATTTCTGCAGCAGAAGATGACGATGAAAGT cttcttgGACATTTAATGATTGTTGGCAAGAAATGTGCTGCTGATCTGGGCCTGAAGAAGGGTTATCGAATGGTGGTGAATGAAGGTTCAGATGGGGGACAGTCTGTCTATCATGTTCATCTCCATGTTCTTGGAGGTCGACAGATGAATTGGCCTCCTGGTTAA